Proteins encoded within one genomic window of Eurosta solidaginis isolate ZX-2024a chromosome 1, ASM4086904v1, whole genome shotgun sequence:
- the btz gene encoding myb-like protein I: MAEVEKTSATATNATSDAVPAAEAQFLDIGEAASNSALEYGTSPTQERSSNSHPHDSEYDTASDLEGGVEEYDDDIDDDEEDDDDLDDESISDGESMTDYDVDDEDDIDDGDDDGTKCSLTLDKAEIEAQKKVDEDRSNPQYIPKRGTFYEHDDRTAEVEADRPINLDAVGSEPRQEKSISGVKPPQSPTISHASKTMKKWQPASAVERWSHDRFDPSEQAPKSRSELVSAYGYDIRTEDAPPRARRRRRYGRGPSKYSRNWEDESAYLKASNKERKPPRPSDFPVLNERSAHKSRKTQVTREEKENRAERRLNAERSNNLPRPSQQQHQNQQYQEERRDMKTGNQLNTNNNKGKNYNHQSVFNGRQAPMEFTQKQRNTRQGGSSYNQKDSQNVRNNDMHYNQRHNNRHQNQHHQQHHQSNTQLHNLGMLDYPNQRRGAANDNKTPTYSRQHHPQLDRAYGPIMDSHIPTSGGGGHNNSQHSYHHQQQHMQKSQTTSHSHLSVMRQQAQTKNSPNISNLSQRLQQAQNRNDPSHVGSVQMHALATQSQIVNQQQQLPSNNLLVNTQQQGNNGGQQTLPQQITPQEQRGPPKRYSSLRRSQHEAQHITEQMQQMHLQQQQPPPASMLIQDQHLLQANLMQLYHQENLQAMQQVLQPTNQNPNQSQKSATGYAPVAAASTQSAAYGSTVAANSSSTANPSATYFVASPSDALYTTSATGNIQAQTSGQYGQQTTTSNYLPSSSAVVSAAAATLGYATSGPSSTGTKPTPQPQVSGAPTSSFGPTTVGPNSGAATTAVPATTNTNTSFTNFQNYNTVGGTTYFVPPVQATTRPAALPQRRPTNAIPILPPSEKNKQQQRNPANSAADNKDNSKTSAANNNNTATQRGSGGGGMYTTGATIGSAENIDHIIDNMFVQRPALLPTGANNPTRKSSSPPLSSSNAAADSSSGENSGGLMSSSITEDNATNGGDKSSINTVEHVQLENNVNNSILLAQE; the protein is encoded by the coding sequence ATGGCTGAAGTTGAGAAAACTTCAGCTACAGCGACCAATGCAACTTCTGATGCAGTTCCTGCAGCAGAAGCACAATTTTTAGATATTGGTGAAGCAGCCAGCAATAGTGCATTGGAATATGGAACATCACCAACTCAAGAGCGTTCTAGCAATTCACATCCACATGATTCAGAATACGATACGGCATCAGACTTGGAAGGTGGCGTAGAAGAATATGACGATGATATTGATGACGACGAGGAGGATGATGACGACTTAGATGATGAGAGTATATCTGATGGAGAAAGCATGACTGATTATGATGTCGACGATGAGGACGACATTGACGACGGTGACGATGACGGAACGAAATGTAGTTTGACTTTAGATAAAGCTGAAATAGAAGCACAGAAGAAAGTAGACGAGGATCGTAGTAATCCTCAATATATACCAAAGCGTGGTACCTTCTATGAACACGATGATCGGACAGCTGAAGTTGAAGCAGATAGACCCATAAATTTAGATGCGGTTGGTAGCGAACCCCGTCAAGAAAAAAGTATAAGTGGTGTAAAACCACCACAATCACCAACGATTTCACACGCATCAAAAACTATGAAAAAATGGCAACCAGCCTCAGCTGTAGAACGATGGAGTCACGATCGTTTTGATCCTTCGGAACAGGCCCCAAAGTCACGTTCCGAACTAGTATCTGCTTATGGCTATGATATACGAACAGAAGATGCACCCCCTCGTGCGCGGCGTCGTCGCCGATATGGTCGTGGCCCTAGTAAGTATTCACGCAACTGGGAAGATGAAAGTGCTTATCTAAAAGCAAGCAATAAAGAGCGTAAACCCCCACGCCCTTCAGATTTTCCTGTATTGAATGAGCGCAGTGCACATAAATCACGAAAAACTCAAGTAACACGAGAAGAAAAAGAAAATCGTGCTGAACGTAGATTGAATGCTGAAAGATCAAACAACTTACCACGTCCTTCACAGCAACAGCATCAGAATCAGCAGTATCAAGAAGAACGACGTGATATGAAAACTGGTAATCAATTAAACACAAACAATAACAAGGGAAAGAATTATAACCATCAATCAGTTTTTAATGGAAGACAAGCACCTATGGAATTCACACAAAAGCAACGGAATACGCGCCAAGGTGGCTCGTCATATAATCAAAAAGACTCTCAAAATGTACGTAATAACGATATGCATTATAATCAACGCCACAACAATCGCCATCAAAACCAACACCACCAACAGCACCATCAATCTAATACACAGCTACACAACTTAGGAATGTTAGACTATCCAAATCAACGTAGAGGAGCTGCAAATGATAATAAGACGCCAACATATTCTCGACAGCATCACCCTCAGTTAGATAGAGCATATGGTCCAATTATGGATAGTCATATACCTACTAGTGGTGGAGGAGGTCATAATAATAGTCAACATTCATACCATCATCAGCAACAACATATGCAAAAATCACAGACTACATCACATTCTCATCTATCCGTGATGCGTCAGCAAGCGCAAACGAAAAATTCACCAAATATATCCAATTTATCACAACGCTTGCAGCAAGCGCAAAATCGTAATGATCCCAGTCACGTTGGAAGCGTACAAATGCATGCTTTGGCTACACAAAGCCAAATTGTAAATCAACAGCAACAATTGCCTAGCAATAATCTGTTGGTAAATACTCAACAACAAGGCAACAACGGCGGTCAACAAACACTTCCACAACAAATCACTCCACAAGAACAACGTGGGCCACCAAAGCGTTATTCAAGCTTACGTCGTTCACAACATGAAGCGCAACATATAACTGAACAAATGCAGCAAATGcatcttcaacaacaacaaccaccaccgGCATCAATGCTTATACAAGATCAACATTTGCTACAAGCTAATTTGATGCAACTTTACCATCAAGAAAACCTTCAAGCAATGCAACAAGTACTACAGCCAACAAACCAAAATCCAAACCAATCACAAAAATCTGCCACTGGTTATGCGCCTGTGGCAGCAGCATCAACACAATCTGCAGCTTACGGCAGCACTGTTGCCGCCAATTCAAGTAGTACAGCGAACCCGTCGGcaacatattttgttgcttctcCGTCAGATGCACTATATACAACCTCAGCTACGGGTAATATTCAAGCGCAAACCTCAGGACAATATGGACAACAAACCACAACATCGAACTACCTACCATCTTCGTCGGCGGTGGTATCGGCCGCAGCTGCTACTCTTGGTTATGCTACTAGTGGTCCATCATCAACGGGGACCAAACCAACACCACAACCGCAAGTTTCTGGTGCACCCACATCGTCATTTGGTCCGACAACAGTTGGCCCAAATTCAGGTGCTGCAACTACAGCAGTGCCTGCTACTACCAACACCAATACAAGTTTCACTAATTTTCAGAATTATAATACTGTGGGTGGTACTACATATTTTGTACCACCGGTACAAGCCACTACGCGTCCCGCAGCATTACCGCAACGACGTCCTACCAACGCAATACCCATATTGCCACCATCCGAGAAGAATAAACAGCAACAACGTAATCCTGCCAATTCCGCAGCAGATAATAAAGATAATTCAAAAACTTCTGCTGCTAACAACAACAATACAGCAACACAACGTGGTAGCGGTGGAGGTGGCATGTATACAACGGGTGCAACTATTGGTAGCGCAGAaaatattgatcatataattgatAATATGTTTGTACAGCGTCCAGCCCTCCTACCTACAGGTGCTAATAATCCAACACGCAAGAGTTCTTCACCCCCATTATCATCATCGAATGCAGCAGCAGATAGTTCTAGTGGTGAAAATAGTGGCGGGCTAATGAGCTCATCCATTACAGAGGATAATGCTACGAATGGGGGAgataaatcatcaattaatactgtAGAACATGTTCAATTAGAAAATAATGTTAACAACTCTATTTTACTAGCACAAGAATGA